The segment acagacgcggtacccggaactcacaagaagacatcggcaaccaattaaaataagttcccccgattgcgtaagttcaccccaATTAGTCGAGGCACCGACGCAACCCCACCCCGAGTCTACGCAGCcgtttcgtatacacgacgagcgacgcccatcctagccccgatccacctctctacgacaggccgccccctgacgccgcccttaaggttccatcacattttttacaaatttcttgtggattgacccctggacgggactgagcttacctcagcctgaaataggtgcATCACAAAAACCACAGAAAGAGCATTGGGTGGAGCCAATAATGGACCAAAAAGGACCATGAGATCGATCTGTTATCCTATAACCGTACTAATCTCATTGCTAACAGAGTATACATATGCTAAGGCAATTCTTTTCTATGCTTCACAAAAGCACTGGATCAATGAGAGGCTTTCGTCATAAGAGTTTTGTAATTGTCATCGAAAGCTTGCCAGCCCAGCTACTCCGTTGATTATCTTTTCAACTAAATTGCTAACTGTACTTGTACTCCTGCTAAGTCTTTTGAACTCGCTCGCTAATGTTGGACTACTGCGTTTTTTCAGTGAACTTTGGTGGTGGTGGCCACTCTGGAGTCACGCGATCTGAACTCACAAGAAGACATCGGCAAccaattaaaataagttcccccgattgcgtaagttcaccccaATTAGTCGTGGCACCGACGCAACCCCACCCGAGTCTACGCAGCcgtttcgtatacacgacgagcgacgcccatcctagccccgatccacctctctacgacaggccgcccccctgacgccgcccttaaggttccatcacattttttacaaatttcttgtggattgacccctggacgggactgagcttacctcagcctgaaataggtgcATCACAAAAACCACAGAAAGAGCATTGGGTGGAGCCAATAATGGACCAAAAAGGACCATGAGATCGATCTGTTATCCTATAACCGTACTAATCTCATTGCTAACAGAGTATACATATGCTAAGGCAATTCTTTTCTATGCTTCACAAAAGCACTGGATCAATGAGAGGCTTTCGTCATAAGAGTTTTGTAATTGTCATCGAAAGCTTGCCAGCCCAGCTACTCCGTTGATTATCTTTTCAACTAAATTGCTAACTGTACTTGTACTCCTGCTAAGTCTTTTGAACTCGCTCGCTAATGTTGGACTACTGCGTTTTTTCAGTGAACTTTGGTGGTGGTGGCCACTCTGGAGTCACGCGATCCGAGCCGATTTCCCTGGCTACCTTGGATCGGGACTGCTTCATCATTCCTGTGCATAGTGTGGACCGCTTCCTGCCGGCCGGTATACCGGTAAGTCAGATCCACGGTCAGAGTTCTCCCAGACTAAAGCTGCCTCTTGTAGCTACCCGCTCTGAGTGCCGATGGCAAGACAGTCAGTCCGCTGAGCATCCTGGAGGTCTCCGATCCGAAACTATGCATTCTGGTGCATTTGATGAGCCCCTTGGAGGCTATCGATCCCGTGATGGAGTCACTCTTGGCGCTCCCGCTGCTCAAGCAGCGCTCAATCGCCTCCGAGCTGGTGTCGGAGGTGCAGCAGGCCAACACAGCTGTGGGCGGCATGCTCCTGGCCAACATGGAGAAGAGCTGTAAGTGTGGGGAAGAAGAAATGTAGACCGTAGAGTTCTTACTTGGCTTGTTGTCTTTTGCAGCCGAGTTCCCATTCATCTCGTACTATCTCATCAATACGCTGCAAACGGATCCTTCCAGCTTCTATGCCAGCCTGCGCGTCTCATCGCTGTCCAAGTTCGAGCCCAAGGCCCTCAAGTGAGTTAGCCTGGCCATCCCCTGATGTTTGCAATCTCCAATTGAAACCCATTTCAGATACACAGCCGCCCACACTCTGGATCTTTATAGCGAGGTGGCATCCATTTACCGGCCGCCGTTGGTGCTGCCCTCGAACGAGGCCGGGAGCTTTAAGAAGTCGCAGACCGAGGCCACCGGCTACATTATTACCGTGTTTAAGGCAGGTGGTTGGGGCCGTCGTCCCCGGTCGAACGATTCCATGGATTTCGTGAAAAATTCAATTTTAATTCCGCAGGTGTTCGAGGGCGACGATGGCGAAAGGTTTGAAAAGAATTGGCTCTACTGGACAGGGGCCCGGATGCTGTACAGGTAAGAGTGCCTGGCTCGGCCTGGAATTTCATTGTTAATTCCCTAACTCGTGCATGAATACTTGTATTTCAGATACTTGCCACGGGCGGCGGGTCTGCGGCGCATCGCTCTGCACAAGAGCACCTCACAGAAGGGGGACAAGATGTACCTCCTGGTTTGCGAGTGTGCCGACTTGCTCAAGGACATCTCGCTGGCCGCCTTCCTCATACCGGCCATGCGGGCCAGGCTCTGCGGCTACACGGGACTCTATCGACCAATACAGGCCTTCTAGATGGAATCGCCATCGCCCTATATTTTTCTATCAGCTATAAATAGTTTAGTCCGGCTGAGATGGACTCTGCACCTGTTACGTGATTCGATTCTGATTCGATATTTACCAGCCCTAAACAAATTTTAAAACTCTCTCCACTCAGATACGGATCAGCATCTGCCAATTAACACTCGATAGGCGTATATCGTATATAAGTAGGAGACAATATACTCAAGGTAACTCATATCGTATGTTAGATTTTTCTATAAAACATCTCGGGAGACAGACCCAATAAATAGGACCATATCTAGTGTGAATTGCTAGCGAAGAACTTCCATTTTAGCCACAACAAATAGCGAATCAATAAGAGCTATCTATATCTATTCGAACCTAGATATATCAAAAGTTTAACACAActtcgtacatatgtatgtagaataGACAGATGTATAAACGCTGAATTTTTCGCGCTGAAAAGTAGCATAACAAAACCGCAAACCAAGAGTCAATTCTTAGCATAAAATCTAGAAAATGTTGATCAGAAAAGATCAGAATAACCGCAATGTAGTCGAGGGAAAACTTTGCCCAAATCTAACAATCTGCCAAAAATtagcaaaaaaaacaaaacaaaaaatccGTTTGGGgttaaaaaaattatataaaatttcacttttatatactcgtatgtagctatgtatgtatgtagaagAATAAGGATGCGATGCAGACCAAACCAAAGTTTTTcaataataattaattaacAAATTTTTGCTTGGCTAAAGCTTGCCACTAAGCCTAAGAGACATACTAAATAACCTAAtgatttttaaaaatatacataggaaaagcgagagagagaaatagagagagtatatatgtatgtgctgGTGAACTTGTTAGGCACTTACTCCACACACACTCCCACACAGACCAGGACTCTGTTGGAGGGACATATAATTTTGCAGAATAAAAACAATATCAAAAAGTGCTGTGATAATTAATCTAAAGCAGAAAGCAGCAACACAAAATGAAGAATCGTGCTGAAGCCGAAGCCAATAATGTATCTCTCATTGAATGGTGATAGAAGGCATGATATTTTGCTTTAATTTGGGGTTCGTGGGATTCAACCAGTCAAAGACAATTATTCCATCTAAGTAGCTGCCATTGAAATGCTTCAGAGGTCTCTGGCTTATATTTTCCAAAAATTAActtggtttttgttttctaGTTAGTTACGAGTACTTGCAGTCCTAAAACCCACACTTTTAACGCTTAAGCTAAGCCTAAGCCATATAGGATATTAATTATATACTGTTCGACGATAGTTCTTAACAAACAACTTTTTTGCCACAACTAAAGCTTGCAGCAACCAAAAGTTATGCGCGTTTTGGCATTAATAATAAAGCGTAAATCTAAATGATAATAAATTCTATTTAATAGTTTAGCCAAAGATGTTGTCAATGAGGTAGCCGCCGCGTCGCGGCTTGAACTCCGCTTGGCGATTCCTGTGCAGGATGTACGCCTCGAACTCCTGTGGCTGGCGGGGACCCCAGTCCAGCGTGGGCTGCAGGAACATCTTCAATTTCTGTAGCGTAGAGAAAGGAATTAACATCGTAAGATGTATCCCTCCTCCCTACTTACGATGCTGAAAGTCTTTCCCGGCTGCTGATAGATCGTATAGATGGCCCAAATGGGCAGCTGTAGCACTGCCAGGCCCCAGAAGATCCAGCCCGCCGTATAAGCAGCCCGGGGATACTCCACACTTCGATAGGTCAGGGGCTCATAGTTGGAAAGCATATAGACCAGGACGAGGAACATCAGGCCGGGGGCCACAATGGCCCAGCAGATGCGCCAGTAGAAACTCGTCTTTACGTTCAGCATGAACTCGATGTCGCTGCAGATGCGCTTCACCCCGTAGATCCAGCCCACGGCCAGCATCTCGGCAATGGCCAGTAAAATGGCTATGAAGGTGCAGCCGTAAAAGTCCACCAGGTTGAGAACGAATTGTCATATAGACCAGCCCGCATAGGAAGCCGATTAGGGAGAAGGTGGCGGACAGTAGCCAGTGGGGCAGATGGTTGAACCGATCCTTAACCACGTTGATCACAGAACTGTCCATGCCCACGTTGGACCCGAtccccagcaccagcagcatgAAGAACAACAGCTGCGGCAGATACTTGAACTTGGCAATCGCCTCCGGATACGAGATGAAGGCCAGTCCAGCTCCTCCCTGGACCACCTGAGCGATGTCCTCGGTGTTGGTTTCATGGTCCAGATTGCCCAGGATACCGAAGATGATGCAGCCGGCGAGGATCGAGGTGAAGGAATCAATGCTGGAGATGATGATCACATCTCTGATGGGAGGGAAGGCGGCATTAGATAGAGGGAGGAAGGAAGGCTTATCCACGAACTTACTTGTGGACATTCTTGTGGAAGTCGTTGAAGGAGGCGTACATGACCATGTTGCCGAAGCAGATAGCCAGCGAGAAGAACATCTGGGTGATGGCAGCATACCAGACATGCGGATTCAGCAGCTCGGACCACTTCGGCTCGAGGAAGTAGATGATGCCGCGCCAGGCGCCGGGCAAGGTCAACGCCCTCCCCAACAGGATCAGCATGATCAGATACGGAAAGAGGGCCAGGAAGTAGGATGCCTTGCCCGAGCTGCGTATGCCTTTGAAGAGGATGGTGCCAATGATCAGCCAGGTAGCGAACAAGCAGAGCACCAAGTCCCAGCTGGGAGTTCCCAGGCCATTCTCCTGCAGGTTCTCAGGCTCCCTGAGCACCGTATGCCTACAAGAGGTAAGCTACTGAGAGCTACTCAGGGGGCAATATTGTTTTTGGTCCAACTCACGTGAAGTAAAGCTCCGCAGAAGATACACCCTGGCCGAGGGCAGTTCCGTTGGGTGCGACGGTGGCTCCTGTGGCCAAGCAAGCACTGCCCCACGGCACCAGACAGTAGGTCCACGGCAGGACATCTTCAAAGCTAGCCACCAGATAGCGTATGGTTAAGGCCATAATGCAGGCGTAGTAGGTGGTGGCCAGGGCAGTGGAGTATACCTGGCCGTAGGCGATTCCTGGACAGGATATTCATCGTTGAGAGACAGAACAGAGTCTGAGGGGGATTCACTCACCCTTCATAATGGGAACCATGTCGAAGGCCTTGATGCAGCCCCGGCTCGAGAACTGTCCTATGACGACCTCCAGATAATAGATCGGTCTGCCGATCAGGAGGAGTACTATTACATAGGGGATCACAAAGGCTCCACCGCCATTCTCCAATGCGATGAACGGAAAGCGCCAGACATTTCCCAGGCCCACGGACAGAGCAATGCACGAAAACAGGAACTCCACTCCCCGACACCATTGATCGCGCTGGCCAGAGGATTTCACACCCCTCTCCACCGCCTCTGCCTGTGCCTCCAACGGAAGTTGTCCCTCGATTTTGTTTAGGCAACAGTTAATAGTAAGCTGAAAGGATTGAGGTAGCGCCAAGGATATTCCAAACTAAAGTAATGCGCATACTACCCACCTCATCGCTGGATGTGGTATACAGAACGGAGCTTCTCTCTGTCTGGTCTTTTGCCTGGCTTTTATCCATCCTTTGGCTCAGTCTCTGGTActctgcagcagcatccatAGTTATTGGATTAGGACTGACTTAATTCCTAGGACAGTAAACGAAGAAGCTGGCAGAACAAGACACAAAAGCTCACATTAATCAATGAAGATGGGAGGCCACGATAAAATAGACTCCAGGGAAATGGCGATATTGGACAGGGTCAGTATTGTGCTCCGAGGTCGGGGCTACTTATAAACATATCATTAGCATTAGCGTCTCAGAGATCAGGTGACAAAGAAGTTGATGGCACGCTTAGCGTATCAAGTTTTGGGGTATAAATTGGGATAGTTTATGAATCTGTTTACTTCTAGTTTCTTGTTTTTATTGTTGATTTGTGATCCCATAATCGTGTTGATCGAGTTTCCAAAACGCCACTCATCACGTGTCATTAAACCAGTAACCAGGTGCGATTCTATTCTTTGCCCAAATTGTCCCATAAATAGATGGATTAAATTTTAAGCCGTATTCTCAACTGGTTAGAAATTAATGGAAgcaaaattttgaattttgatttttgcTGTCACAGATTCCGGCAATTAATTATAATGCCAAAATGTACGGGCGCCGTTCAAAATGCTGATAGTACAAAATGCACTTCGAAATCGCTAGTCAGTGGGTTCAATGCGATCATCAATCACATCCATGGCACTCTCTGCCTGGTTCCGCAGTTCGTGAACCACGGTGTGTCCAAATATGACCGGAATCTTTGGAAtcgtaaaaaaaaatatctaaTCTGGACGCATGCCTGTCTAAGGCAGAGTGTTGGTCGCATATAATTCGGGACTGTTCCAGACTGTTTGCCCAGCTAAGTGTAAGATCTAGATAGTAGCTAGCAGACCAGATATGCTGTAAACTCTTGGCATTATCTAAATGCTTCGGAAACATTTAAACATTTGTGGCAACTTCTCCGCTTATCTATTATACACGACACACAAAGATCAAGCACCAACACCACATAATCACACAAGAGATAAAATATACTTTTATGCTTACACTTTCACTTGGAATCTTCTTAATCTCGCATACAACAGATGTCCCGATGTCCTACTTTGTCACCGTCAACCGTCTATAGCAAACGGCCCAGTGCGACTAACTGAAGCATAACTGATAATAGACTAGGAAacctccgaagccgaagcagCGGCACCATCTGATATTTGCCGAGATGAGCGCTGAGTGCTATAGCGATGCTCGTTGCGCACTGAGAATTTCAACCAAACAGGAATTATTAGGGGAACTCAAGCCCAAGATCTTACATATGAATCCATCGGCTCACGAAGGGTTACGCTACTCACATTGATCATCGCTTGGGAGTATCTCTAACCCATCCAACGAACATTAATTACTGCGACCCTGCCCTCAAAATGCAAATCATTTCAATTAACTGTGCCAGATTCAGACTCAGCCGGGCGGCATCTCTACTGATCATCGTCAATCTCCCTGCCGACGTCCCCAGTTCAAACCCAGGGAGATATGCATATATAATACCCACTCAAATAGTATTAGTACTTGCAATATTTACTAAAACACGAAAAATTATAGCAATAAATTTGTCTGATTGATCCATTTTATATTGTATGGTATCTGCTCCACCTACTATAACGAAATTTGATTGCTAATGTAATGCCTGCGGGAAGTGGTGGTGCAACAGATTTAAGCTATGGAATCTCGATTGATGGTTCGCTTACCGATGCAcatactgctgctgctgctgcctggcaAGGTGGCTATAAAGTGGTCGAAAGTTGGTTCCATGCAACTGAAAATTCTCCTGCGTCTGCTGATTTTGGAGAGAGGGATCTATACAGTAGTATCCATTCAGTTCAGTTGATTGTTCTGGTCGTCTGTTGTTGCTAATATGATCTTGATACACCTTTCTGAAAATTGCAGTTCGTTTAAAATCGCATTAAACTTTCTTTGCTACCTTAGCTTGCCACAACATAACCCCCGATTTAAGGGGATCGAGTGTGTTTAAGGCAATAGCAAGCTAATAAACACGTACATAGAGCCTATTAGTTGGGAAATTTCACGTTCCATCAAGAACTCATTCTCACGATGCCTATTCCGGAGGTCGGAGAGGTGAATATTCTGCTCCGTGAGCATGATTTTAGACTTTTCCATGCACTTGAGCTTCTTCTGCCTGCGATTTAGTTTCTCGCAGACGAGGCGTAGCTGCCGACTCCAGCTGGATGGTTAACTGAAACGAGAAAtatatgtagtagtttaagttgcttgatggcaacgagtaacatttatttgataagtatgttggacttaaaattataacagctccaagttttacaagtatgtttgtgactaattatatgcgtgtacgtctgatgcgtggctgaactgacaactgactgatctctctctcttgctatcggctctctcagagccgattactgctctatcccgacgacacgacgaaaacacaaccgcttcgtgtctctctctttccttcgtttcctacattcggctgtcctgacggaccattcgcctcggatgggtctaggcaaggtttcatatattctgaaactgtagaggtcttatagggaacctcagtatccccaatcttctcgacttcgtaccttccatgattctttaccctaaccaccttatacggccctagatactttccttttagctttaatccagtaccatactgagtacgcttgatagctactagctcattaacctcatactgtctatctagtttcctttttaagtcaaaactcttcttgttttcctgccgtaaccgtgcaatgttttcaactacttcctttctaattttttcgcggtccttattcaactcttcgataagtgattcttccaatatttcttttatttttggatagattcctatacgcatgtctagcccagtcaatatcttgaaaggtgttaccttggtacttcgcggctcaacactgttgatcatttgctgtacttttcctagatgcttataccaactaccggaattaccctgacacaatttcgacaacataggcaccactatcttgtgcatcctttcgacttgaccattcccacgtggaacgcctgtggcaatcattagaatataaccaaacaaacttagaaaatccatcaacgacaaccagtatataattgtactgttttttagtcatttccattggtccaacgtgatcaatgtgatacgtttgtaacggcctatcacccttgtctattggttgcaaataaccctcacgttttcctgtcttttcattgacaatgatacactcgacacaactatttattacgcgccatactttgtcttttaacttcggaatataatacgacttttcaatgatatcttgtgtctttttaactgaaaaatgtccttgcttatgtgctattgatataatctcattttccaactgagctggtactactgtaagatatgaatattagtttataagacttgaatattagtttaagatttactcatcgatagtattataagaaataccaatgtactcgatatatcgatacttgtcctcgacaagtatcgatatgccaacacacattcattcgaatacgacgatcaagaaagaagaacatataataaaaccgtgctattaaaagtttacactACAATGAGCTCCTTATCCaggatccttaaacaaaatctgattctgaatataataatcctcatattctTTGTCCTCtacaatacttttaacagccttaacccaatcgtcggttagctgagcttctttcaaacgatgagctatactttcggtcaccataagACAAGATAtacgactcaacgcgtcaacgtgcctcaccttcgttcctgagcgatgttctataacataattaaaatcttgtaggtacatggcccaacgtgctactctcaaaggaacgtctttctttttgatcgtcattgtaaatgcattacaatctgtgacaattttgaactttatacccaaaacgtatacacgccatttcgctaaagcttcgataattgccagaacctcaaggtcataagcaggatatttctcttcacatggcttagtcctacggctcatatattgaactggatggaattggctgtcttccaaactcttttgcagtaacacggctccatacccccattttgatgcatcagtatggatttctgtctccaacttcgggttgtacatttctaaaacaggtctactaatcaaagctacctttagttgttcaaacgcaacctgatgtatctccttaaattcaaatttaacatccttccgcagcagatctgtcaatggttttgcaataacagcataaccctcaataaacttttggaaataagaagtcaatcctatgaaacgctgcactgcttttttatcaactggcactgggaacttttcgactgccctcgtcttctcatcacttggtcttatcgtattcttttctattatataccccagaaaattacccttttgtcgtaacagctgacactttctccaatttatacgtagcccattcatttccgctatcttcagtacttttctcaactttaacaaactcTCTTCTAcatcttgactacaaataataacgtcacccatatagactgctgcttcattattctttaccaaatctctcaacacagccattataaatctggtaaacactgctggagaatttgaaattccaaatggtacatataaaaattcgaactgaccattctgagtcacaaaagacgtatatttttgagactcgacttctacaggcacatggaaaaaaccattcgttaaatccaacgtggtgaaatactttgcaccctgcagtttctccaacactgtatccatatgtgacattggaaagttatcgcgaactattttctcattcagctttcgggaatcacagcatagtctcttgctaccgttctttttgggtaccaacactactggtgatgcatactccgatgtacttggctttataatcttctgagccagccactcttccacttgcttgtccacgatttcctgttcacacaacggtaatcgtctcggatgctggaaaacttttatctcatccactaatacaattttcatttttatcggcgtatctacatttctctgaggttggtactttcctaccataccctaggttaggttaggttaaggcggtagccgggagggggggataagagcctcccgcccccaagctcacttggacctataaaaggtccgttgtgttgccgcatgggcatgtgccccttcgcgttgcccgaaccgtgagagcatactactgcaggttaagggcagtcccatccggtggcttggatgtatttggacaaggtccctggtttgattacggacaggtccgaaatgtccgtgaggaaagcggccccgagaatacgaagacgacgatttcaagggctgggcagtggcagaagaagtgggggaccgattcctcctcctcatcgtcgcgacaactcctgcagaagtcgttatgagggattgacagtctagaggcgtgagtgccgatctgccagtgtcccgtaatggctctagtaactgcagagcactgtgctctgctgagtttatacagctctgctgagcgcttcttcgatcgatatggccatatcaatcttgagactttacaggaaacggtttgctgccatctcctattggcattttgctcgaacaattcgtgcgttaggagcctgcacgtagccaagggcatcgctacttgctccctctccggtaggagaggaatcgtagtaccctgcctggctagctcgtcggcggcgtcattcccctcgatgtccctgtgcccggggacccatataaggaagagatctaactgctctgcgatctcgtgcagagacctgcggcagtcatttacagtcgctgagttcgacgatattgagcctagagctttgatagctgcttggctgtccgagaagacgcacactaagtgcgtatctagaagtaatttggagacgatcgaaatggcctccttgatggcttcaacctccgcttggaacacactacagtgatccgggagcctgaagcaatgactgatgttcagctcgctgcagtagactccgcctcccacgcggccgtctagctttgagccatcaatgtagaagtggaccgcatttgcaggtcctggttcgcccatctcccagtcctccctagatgggattgatacctggaagggcgtcgagaggtgatcactggggatacagtaatctg is part of the Drosophila miranda strain MSH22 chromosome Y unlocalized genomic scaffold, D.miranda_PacBio2.1 Contig_Y1_pilon, whole genome shotgun sequence genome and harbors:
- the LOC117190206 gene encoding uncharacterized protein LOC117190206 isoform X3; the encoded protein is MNLMFRKNFREGASKSAGGGGKLQSKANRTKRSRDMGLVQQPEEIHYRTHLFFSPNRPGYDVGEERCSALSGIPSTPILSTAPSFALPGNLQPYELDAPQPLVDRRPSFSLMRWNSSSSGPGTGSSSANNSLLRLQQQQQMHLQQQQQQQQHKQILLRLQQQQQMHLETATTTLGYGHGDATVATATTTLLTAAAAATRQVNFGGGGHSGVTRSEPISLATLDRDCFIIPVHSVDRFLPAGIPLPALSADGKTVSPLSILEVSDPKLCILVHLMSPLEAIDPVMESLLALPLLKQRSIASELVSEVQQANTAVGGMLLANMEKSSEFPFISYYLINTLQTDPSSFYASLRVSSLSKFEPKALKYTAAHTLDLYSEVASIYRPPLVLPSNEAGSFKKSQTEATGYIITVFKVFEGDDGERFEKNWLYWTGARMLYRYLPRAAGLRRIALHKSTSQKGDKMYLLVCECADLLKDISLAAFLIPAMRARLCGYTGLYRPIQAF
- the LOC117190207 gene encoding uncharacterized protein LOC117190207 produces the protein MEKSKIMLTEQNIHLSDLRNRHRENEFLMEREISQLIGSIKVYQDHISNNRRPEQSTELNGYYCIDPSLQNQQTQENFQLHGTNFRPLYSHLARQQQQQYVHRHYISNQISL
- the LOC117190206 gene encoding uncharacterized protein LOC117190206 isoform X1, with protein sequence MNLMFRKNFREGASKSAGGGGKLQSKANRTKRSRDMGLVQQPEEIHYRTHLFFSPNRPGYDVGEVNFGGGGHSGVTRSEPISLATLDRDCFIIPVHSVDRFLPAGIPLPALSADGKTVSPLSILEVSDPKLCILVHLMSPLEAIDPVMESLLALPLLKQRSIASELVSEVQQANTAVGGMLLANMEKSSEFPFISYYLINTLQTDPSSFYASLRVSSLSKFEPKALKYTAAHTLDLYSEVASIYRPPLVLPSNEAGSFKKSQTEATGYIITVFKVFEGDDGERFEKNWLYWTGARMLYRYLPRAAGLRRIALHKSTSQKGDKMYLLVCECADLLKDISLAAFLIPAMRARLCGYTGLYRPIQAF